In Bradyrhizobium sp. 195, the sequence GCGGGCGACGCAATTGTTGAAGGACAAGCATCCGGAGATCGAGGCCGACGGCGAGATGCAGGGCGACACCGCGCTCTCCGCTGCTGCGCGGAAGATGGTGCTGCCGCACTCCCAGCTGGAGGGCGAGGCCAACATCCTGATCATGCCGACCCTCGACACCGCCAACGTCGCCTATCAGATGATCAAGTCGCTGGCGGACGCGCTTCCCGTCGGTCCGATCCTGGTCGGCCCGGCGCGCCCGGCGCATATCTTGACGCCGTCGGTCACCGCGCGCGGCATCCTCAACATGACGGCGGTCGCCGTGGTGGAAGCCCAGGAGCGCGCCTCGCGGCAGCAGCCGACGTTGTTCACGTAAGGGCGTCGCTCTTGCCCTCTCCCCTTGTGGAGAGGGTGGCTCGCCGCGAAGCGGCGAGACGGGTGAGGGGTTTCTCTCCGCGAGCACCTCTCACAATTGGATTGGCGGATAGATACCCCTCATCCGGCGCTTCGCGCCACCTTCTCCGACAAGGGGAGAAGGGGCACCGCACGTGTGACGTGTTTTGAATTCCTTTCAGTTCTCCATTTCCCCGTTTGTAAACCGGCGCACGACTCTTCATAATCCTGCCGAGCATCCCCGCGCTCTGAGCTTGCCAAGAGGCCGATCATGCCAGCGTTCGTGACTTTCGGGCGGATCCTGTTCGCCGTGCTGTTCATCTACACCGGCGCGACCAAGCTCTTTGCTATCCAGGCGACGGCCGACTTCATCGCCACCAAGGTCGTGGTGCCTGAGGTGATTGCGCCTTACGCCAAGCAGGTCGAGACCGCGACCGCAATGACCACGCCTCAGCTGCTGGCGATCGCCGTCGGCGGCCTCGAGATCGTCGCGGGGCTGATGATCGCGCTGAATTTCGGCGCGCGGTTCTTCGCGATGCTGCTGATCATCTATGTCGCGGTCGCGACCGTGCTGTTCGACGACTTCTGGAACCAGGCGCCGCCCGAGAATGCAAAGATGGTGGTCGACGCGCTCAAGAATCTCTCGATCATCGGCGCATTGTTCATGCTCATGGGATACGGCCGCACCACGCGCCCGGCCGAGGCCGCCTACGGGGACGTATAGCGCCTACGCCCTACGCCAAGGTGTGACCGTGACGTCATGCGCCGCGTCGAGCAGATACGGCGCGGCCGGCTGCATCCCGTGGGACGCCAGCACCTCGTGCGGCGTCCGCTGGGGCACGCCGACGAAACAGCCTTCGCCGCCGGGCAGGCGCACGTGCGGAGCTTCCGACAGCCAGAACGTGTCGTAACGGCCCATGAATATGTCGAACACGGAGGGGCCGCCGATGATGGCGACCATGCCGGAGGCGACGTCCGCAAAGTCGCAGGCATCTTCGAAGCTCGCGTGTTCCGGATTCCACAGCGTCGCGTTCGGCATCTCCGGATCGACGGTGAGAGCCTTGATCTTGCGGGTCAGGATCAGCCGCTTGCGCTTCGGCGAGTTCGGCTGCTGTTCATGCGAGTTGCGGCCGTGCACGATCACCGCGGCGCGATCGAGCGCCTGCTCGAAGAACAGCTTGTCGCCCTCGAACTTCAGGCTGTCGGGCATGACGTGACCCGCGTCGGCGAGCATGCCGTCCGCTGAGACGATGACGTAGCCTTCGATCCGGAAAGACAATGGCCGTCTATTCGGAAACGGTCGTCACCACCGAGTTGACCGGGCGCTGGCTCACCGTCGGCAGCTTGGCGTCCTTGAGCAGCTCCTGGTCGTACTCGGGCAGCGTCGATGCCGGGAATTTGGCGCGCATCGCCACCACCTTGTAGCCGCCGGCCTTCAGGCGCTTGAGCAGCTCGGGCAGGGCCTCCGCGGTGTGCTTCTGGAAGTCGTGCATCAGGATGATGCCCTTGCCCTTGGTGTCGAGCTTCTTCATCACGGTCTCGACCACCTTCTCGGGTTTCGAGGCCTTGAAGTCGAAGGAGTCGATATCGCAGGAGAAGATCGCGGTGTTGCGGTTGCCGAGATAGGTGACCATCTCCGGCGGATGCTGGAGCGCCGGGAAGCGGAAGAACGGCGAGGGCGAGATGCCGCCGAGCGCCCACTTCACCGCGGACAGGCCCTTCTCGATCTCTTCCTTGCGCTGCGCTTCGGTAAGTTTCTTGTTGTTGAGATTGGCGTGCGACCAGGTGTGGGTGCCCACGGTGTGGCCGGCCGCATAGACCTGCTTGAGGATTTCCGGCTCGTAGGTCGCGTGCTTGCCGATCGAGAAGAAGATGCCGGTGGTGCATTCGTCGGCGAGCGCCTTCAGCACCGCGGGCGTGTTCTTGGGCCAGGGGCCGTCGTCGAAGGTCAGCACCACCTCCTTGTCGCGCAGGAAGTCGAGGTCCTTGAAATGCTCGAAGCCGAAGCCGGGGCCACCGGTGGTGTCGATCTCGACGGTGCGGGCGACACCGAGCGCGCCCGGCGTGTTGCAGGCCGCGCGGGCCGGTTGCGGCGCTTGCTTGGGCGGGGGCGGATTGACGAAACCCGCTGGCGCGGCGGCTGCCGCGGGAGCGGCAGCCGGAGCCGGGGCGGGCGTTGCCGCAGCCGGCGTTGCTGCCGGGACGGCTTGCGTCGCGGCTGCGGGCTTTGCGGCCGGAGTCTGCGACCATGCCGCGCCGGTCATGGCCAGGGATATCGCGCTTGCCAAAATCAGTCCTGCCGCCACGCGCATGGTGTTGTCCTCGAGATTGATCCCGTTGTTCCGCCGCGGCTTTTCGCCTCCGGCAGAAATCATCCTGCCCCAAACGATCCTAGCCTAGATGGTGGGCTATCGCCATTGCAACGGCTGTTTGGCATCCCGCCAGAATTGTGCCCAACCGGATCGGGCGCAACTTGCGTCAACTGTCGGCCAGCACCCTGGCGACGGCGGTCTTGATTCGCGTGTCGGCCGGTTCGACCGCGGACGGAAAGACATCGGCGATATAGCCATCGCGGCCGATCAGGTATTTGTGGAAGTTCCAGCGCGGAACTTCCCGCGGTCGCGCCTCTGCCGCCCATTTGTAGAATGGATGCGCCTTTGCCCCGATCACGACGGCCTTGGCCGCGACCGGGAAGGTAACACCATATTGGTGGTGCGCGGTCTGCGTGATCTCGCTGCTGCCGCCGGGCTCCTGGCCGCCGAAATCATTCGAGGGAACGCCGATCACGGTGAGCCCGCGGGCGCGAAACTCGGTCCAGATCTCCTGCAGGCCGGCATATTGCGGCGTGTAGCCACAGAGCGAGGCGGTGTTGACCACCAGCAGCGGCTTGCCGGTGAAAGCGGCCAGGCGGATCTCGTCGCCGGACAAAGCGGGGAAGGAGAAGGCATAGGCCGAGATCCGGCTCATGCCGCCATCGGCGAATGCACGCGTGACCGGCATCAGCGTGCCGGCCAGGGCCATGGTGAGAACGGTCCTGCGGTTCATCATGACGGCATCCCCCGAAATGATCCGGGCGCATGTTAC encodes:
- a CDS encoding DoxX family protein, with amino-acid sequence MPAFVTFGRILFAVLFIYTGATKLFAIQATADFIATKVVVPEVIAPYAKQVETATAMTTPQLLAIAVGGLEIVAGLMIALNFGARFFAMLLIIYVAVATVLFDDFWNQAPPENAKMVVDALKNLSIIGALFMLMGYGRTTRPAEAAYGDV
- a CDS encoding glutathione peroxidase, giving the protein MMNRRTVLTMALAGTLMPVTRAFADGGMSRISAYAFSFPALSGDEIRLAAFTGKPLLVVNTASLCGYTPQYAGLQEIWTEFRARGLTVIGVPSNDFGGQEPGGSSEITQTAHHQYGVTFPVAAKAVVIGAKAHPFYKWAAEARPREVPRWNFHKYLIGRDGYIADVFPSAVEPADTRIKTAVARVLADS
- a CDS encoding polysaccharide deacetylase family protein, with the translated sequence MRVAAGLILASAISLAMTGAAWSQTPAAKPAAATQAVPAATPAAATPAPAPAAAPAAAAAPAGFVNPPPPKQAPQPARAACNTPGALGVARTVEIDTTGGPGFGFEHFKDLDFLRDKEVVLTFDDGPWPKNTPAVLKALADECTTGIFFSIGKHATYEPEILKQVYAAGHTVGTHTWSHANLNNKKLTEAQRKEEIEKGLSAVKWALGGISPSPFFRFPALQHPPEMVTYLGNRNTAIFSCDIDSFDFKASKPEKVVETVMKKLDTKGKGIILMHDFQKHTAEALPELLKRLKAGGYKVVAMRAKFPASTLPEYDQELLKDAKLPTVSQRPVNSVVTTVSE
- a CDS encoding dihydrofolate reductase, with protein sequence MSFRIEGYVIVSADGMLADAGHVMPDSLKFEGDKLFFEQALDRAAVIVHGRNSHEQQPNSPKRKRLILTRKIKALTVDPEMPNATLWNPEHASFEDACDFADVASGMVAIIGGPSVFDIFMGRYDTFWLSEAPHVRLPGGEGCFVGVPQRTPHEVLASHGMQPAAPYLLDAAHDVTVTPWRRA